A section of the Flavobacteriales bacterium genome encodes:
- a CDS encoding aminotransferase class III-fold pyridoxal phosphate-dependent enzyme: FTKETIVLPLNNKEAIEAAFKKYKNDIACIIIEPVPANNGLLIQEKSYLKFLRQICTANKSLLIFDEVISGFRIGFEGASGHYKIKPDIITYGKIIGGGLPVGAYGASNKIMTSISPLGDVYQAGTLSGNPVAMSAGIAQLTECLKKNFYTDLNTKTDLFVKEIDSYIKEKKYKATITSIGSIFWISFSDKTPIRAANEIKASTMSMFTVFYSSMLNKGIYTGPSGYEVGFMSSAHSKADLVKTKKAICESLDKVFK; this comes from the coding sequence CATTTACAAAAGAAACTATTGTTCTTCCTTTAAATAATAAAGAAGCAATAGAAGCTGCTTTTAAAAAGTATAAAAATGATATCGCATGCATCATCATCGAACCAGTACCTGCCAATAATGGATTATTGATTCAAGAAAAATCTTATCTAAAGTTCTTACGCCAGATATGCACAGCAAATAAATCTCTTTTAATTTTCGATGAAGTTATCTCCGGATTCAGAATAGGATTTGAAGGAGCTTCGGGACATTACAAAATAAAGCCTGACATTATTACTTATGGAAAAATTATTGGTGGCGGCTTACCTGTAGGGGCTTACGGGGCATCAAATAAAATCATGACCAGTATTTCTCCACTGGGAGACGTTTATCAAGCAGGAACTCTCTCAGGAAATCCTGTGGCAATGTCTGCTGGAATTGCACAATTAACCGAATGCTTAAAAAAGAATTTCTACACAGACCTTAACACCAAAACAGATCTTTTTGTAAAAGAAATAGATAGCTATATAAAAGAGAAGAAATACAAGGCTACTATCACCTCAATTGGATCTATTTTTTGGATTTCTTTTAGTGACAAAACACCAATCAGAGCTGCTAATGAAATAAAAGCAAGCACTATGTCTATGTTCACCGTGTTTTATTCTTCTATGTTAAACAAAGGGATATACACTGGCCCATCTGGCTACGAAGTCGGCTTCATGTCAAGTGCGCACTCCAAAGCGGATCTTGTTAAAACAAAAAAAGCCATTTGCGAAAGTTTAGATAAGGTATTTAAATAG
- a CDS encoding class I SAM-dependent methyltransferase, whose protein sequence is MNREESIARGFDYLAKNYNFFLKFTIGKAIHRSQTCFFKHIKNCQIILIVGGGTGKLLVEVLKNYPDVHVDYVDVSSRMIEQSRLRITKETPGRIDKVNFINTDILNHNGPNSYDVILTPFILDCFNERDLALNIKHLWGSLKSNGIWLHSDFNPHPKNIYSKIFSRIMISSLYLFFNTLCKLDVSLLPDFKKIYLNLNFKIDEEQLFLGGLISSLLLHKA, encoded by the coding sequence ATGAATAGAGAAGAAAGTATAGCCCGAGGATTTGATTATCTAGCCAAGAACTATAACTTCTTTCTAAAATTCACCATTGGTAAAGCTATTCACCGATCTCAAACTTGTTTTTTTAAACATATTAAAAATTGCCAAATCATACTTATAGTTGGCGGAGGCACAGGCAAATTATTAGTTGAGGTACTTAAAAACTACCCAGATGTACATGTCGATTATGTTGATGTCTCATCTAGGATGATTGAGCAATCTAGGCTGAGGATTACAAAAGAAACACCCGGTAGAATTGATAAAGTAAATTTTATAAATACCGACATTCTAAATCATAATGGCCCTAATTCATATGATGTAATCCTCACACCATTTATACTAGATTGTTTTAATGAACGGGATTTAGCATTAAATATAAAACACCTTTGGGGTTCTCTTAAATCCAATGGAATTTGGTTGCATTCGGATTTCAATCCTCACCCGAAGAACATTTATTCAAAAATATTCAGTAGAATAATGATTTCTTCCTTGTACCTATTCTTCAATACATTATGCAAATTGGATGTTTCTTTACTTCCTGATTTCAAGAAAATTTATCTCAATTTAAATTTCAAAATAGACGAAGAACAGCTGTTTTTAGGTGGGCTTATTTCATCCCTACTATTACATAAAGCTTAA